A stretch of the Filimonas lacunae genome encodes the following:
- a CDS encoding alpha/beta fold hydrolase, which produces MSFITINNNIAENETVHLHYEDVGFGQPIVFVHGWPLSGDMWEYQVTELIQQGFRCITYDRRGFGKSSRPWTGYDYDTLTEDLYILLETLQLEDVVLVGFSMGGGEVARYFGKYGGKRVSKVVLASSVTPYMLKTSDNPEGADKEIFDKMLVDIKHDRIAFLDSFGKQFFSIGMLNHPVSTPLLEYYRTLASLASPIATQQCAISFASTDFRKDVQAINVPVLIIHGDDDKTVPIEVSGRRTHNLLPDAQMVVYKGGPHGLFYTHKDALNKDLVSFIHTGVAEGEPQLQPVGAFDNIVGERV; this is translated from the coding sequence ATGAGCTTTATTACTATTAACAACAATATCGCAGAAAATGAAACTGTGCACTTACATTATGAAGATGTAGGTTTTGGACAACCTATTGTATTTGTTCATGGCTGGCCTTTATCGGGTGATATGTGGGAATACCAGGTAACAGAACTGATTCAGCAGGGCTTTCGCTGTATCACCTATGACCGCAGGGGCTTTGGTAAATCCAGTCGTCCCTGGACAGGATATGATTATGATACGCTTACAGAAGATTTATACATATTGCTGGAAACACTGCAATTGGAAGATGTAGTGCTGGTAGGCTTTTCTATGGGTGGCGGTGAAGTGGCCCGTTACTTTGGAAAGTATGGAGGTAAACGTGTATCTAAGGTAGTGCTGGCAAGTAGCGTAACACCTTATATGTTAAAAACCTCTGATAATCCGGAAGGCGCCGATAAAGAAATCTTTGATAAAATGCTGGTGGATATAAAACACGACCGGATTGCCTTTCTGGACAGTTTTGGCAAACAGTTCTTTAGCATTGGCATGCTTAACCATCCGGTAAGTACCCCTTTACTGGAATATTATCGTACCCTAGCGTCACTGGCCTCTCCTATTGCTACACAGCAATGTGCAATATCCTTTGCCAGCACTGATTTCAGAAAAGATGTACAGGCTATTAATGTACCTGTTTTAATTATTCATGGTGATGATGATAAAACAGTGCCTATTGAGGTAAGTGGCAGAAGAACACATAACCTGCTGCCTGATGCACAAATGGTGGTATATAAAGGGGGCCCGCATGGCTTGTTTTATACGCATAAAGATGCATTGAATAAAGACCTGGTGAGCTTTATTCATACCGGTGTGGCCGAGGGAGAACCACAATTGCAGCCCGTGGGCGCTTTTGATAATATTGTGGGAGAAAGAGTATAG
- a CDS encoding Atu2307/SP_0267 family LLM class monooxygenase, whose translation MELGISTFGEIVPDNLPGNATNAHQRMQELIAEAKLADELGLHVFALGEHHRPDYVISAPEVALAAIAGATKNIRLSSSVTVLSSADPVRVFQNFATLDLVSNGRAEIMAGRGSFIESFPLFGFNLDDYNQLFQEKLDLLLQINKQEHITWNGKFRPNIVHEGVYPRPLQNQIPIWIAVGGTPDSAVRAGFYNLPMTIAMLGGKPAQFVPFIQLYRDSAQKAGHDVSKLQLAANGHMYIADDAEQAADEFWPTYSKMMNRIGRERGWSPITREQYEYMRLPDGPLFVGDAQQIADKIEYVHSLFNNTRFLAQTIAGDIPHEKLLHSIRLFGTKVAPVIQQKIG comes from the coding sequence ATGGAGTTAGGTATAAGTACTTTTGGAGAAATTGTTCCCGATAACCTCCCCGGCAATGCCACCAACGCACACCAGCGCATGCAGGAACTGATAGCAGAAGCCAAACTGGCCGATGAATTGGGTTTACATGTGTTTGCACTAGGCGAGCATCACCGTCCCGATTATGTAATATCCGCCCCCGAAGTGGCACTGGCAGCCATTGCAGGCGCTACAAAAAACATTCGTTTATCCAGTTCGGTAACCGTATTAAGCTCTGCAGATCCGGTACGGGTGTTTCAAAATTTTGCCACCTTAGACCTGGTATCTAATGGCCGGGCTGAGATTATGGCAGGCCGCGGTTCCTTCATTGAATCTTTCCCACTGTTTGGCTTTAACCTGGACGATTATAACCAGCTATTCCAGGAAAAACTGGATCTGTTGCTACAGATCAATAAACAGGAGCACATTACCTGGAACGGAAAATTCAGGCCCAATATTGTACACGAAGGTGTATATCCCCGCCCTTTACAAAACCAGATACCTATCTGGATAGCAGTGGGTGGCACCCCAGACTCTGCGGTAAGAGCAGGCTTTTACAACCTGCCTATGACCATAGCTATGCTGGGTGGGAAACCCGCACAGTTTGTACCGTTTATACAATTGTATCGCGATTCAGCCCAAAAGGCGGGGCATGACGTAAGCAAACTGCAACTGGCAGCCAACGGGCATATGTATATAGCGGATGATGCAGAACAGGCAGCAGATGAATTCTGGCCTACTTACAGTAAAATGATGAACCGCATTGGACGTGAACGTGGCTGGAGCCCGATTACACGCGAGCAATACGAATACATGCGTCTACCGGATGGGCCGCTGTTTGTAGGCGATGCCCAACAAATTGCAGATAAAATTGAATACGTACACAGCTTGTTTAATAACACCCGTTTTCTGGCACAAACCATTGCCGGAGACATACCACACGAAAAATTACTGCATTCCATCCGTTTGTTTGGAACCAAAGTAGCCCCCGTGATTCAACAAAAGATTGGATAA
- a CDS encoding TonB-dependent receptor plug domain-containing protein translates to MTLHKNRNGKALVTTGFLLLFLLPVAAQTMEDTTLHKVTVRSENTKYIKTDNVIALRQIAMPTAVIDGKTIAMMGSRRLDEVMREQTGLAVVSDLGAGNRSVGLQMQGFSSEYIMVLIDGQPLAGRNSGNLDLSRISISNIDRIEIIKGASSSLYGSDALGGVVNIITRQFSDHAQVRVGSQYGTYRTWNNTLEGESPLFKNKGAVFFSGNFYRTDGFNVNPYLEKGSQTAPPYSSPSLWLRGRYQLTPQKTLHISARYSGRSSEMTRDYGVMPFLDVLHETDFNGMVALSNRLNNNTRIIGRYYLTRYTSKQHIKLLNGSHNTQTDEFQEYVHRVEWQAARDVWDNRLGLIGGAGGEYMALNSRTSGASGHMYNYYVYAQANYKPLANLEMIAGGRYDGNNLYGGKANPSVGVNYSPLRWLTLRAALGMGYKSPDYKQLYQVFTNITRGYTVVGANVFSESVKELQAVGIVQQLWPIAATVKPLEAETSVSYNTGFTIKPASCIDVNLNLFYNRINNLINYQQVGIKTNGAELYTYVNVANAYTKGLETGVTLRPAKGLTITAGYQLLYAKDPGVIDSIKNGHTRYATVRSSPNIRASTIADYFGLPNRSRHMANVQVFYEIQPWGLNCSVRANYRGKYGFLDTDNNGFIDPYDVFVNGYVLLNASLQKRLLHDKVTLQFSIDNIANYTDYLMPAQPGRIIMAGLIWKCFEQDKK, encoded by the coding sequence ATGACACTGCATAAAAACCGAAATGGTAAAGCACTTGTTACAACAGGATTTTTATTACTGTTTCTGTTACCGGTTGCCGCTCAAACAATGGAGGACACTACCTTGCATAAGGTAACGGTTAGATCGGAAAATACTAAATATATAAAAACTGATAATGTAATAGCGCTCAGGCAGATAGCTATGCCTACGGCAGTGATAGATGGCAAAACTATTGCCATGATGGGCAGCCGTCGCTTAGATGAGGTAATGCGTGAGCAAACCGGACTGGCGGTGGTAAGCGATTTAGGCGCAGGTAACCGATCGGTAGGCTTACAGATGCAGGGTTTCAGCTCGGAATATATAATGGTTTTAATTGATGGACAACCACTTGCCGGGCGTAACAGTGGTAACCTGGATCTATCACGTATTAGTATTTCTAATATAGATCGCATCGAAATTATTAAAGGGGCATCTTCCAGTTTGTATGGAAGTGATGCGCTGGGTGGTGTAGTAAACATTATTACCCGCCAGTTTTCAGATCATGCGCAGGTGCGTGTGGGCTCGCAGTATGGAACCTATCGTACCTGGAATAATACACTGGAAGGTGAATCTCCTTTATTCAAAAACAAAGGTGCAGTGTTCTTTTCCGGTAATTTTTATCGTACGGATGGATTTAATGTAAACCCTTACCTGGAAAAAGGTAGCCAAACCGCGCCGCCTTATAGCAGTCCTTCCCTATGGCTGCGTGGCAGGTATCAGCTTACACCGCAAAAAACATTGCATATAAGTGCACGCTACTCAGGCCGCTCTTCTGAAATGACCCGCGACTACGGTGTAATGCCCTTCCTGGACGTATTGCATGAAACTGATTTTAATGGCATGGTGGCACTCAGCAACCGGTTAAATAATAATACCCGTATTATAGGCCGCTATTACCTTACCCGTTATACCAGCAAACAGCATATTAAATTATTGAATGGAAGTCATAATACGCAAACGGATGAATTCCAGGAATATGTGCATCGGGTAGAATGGCAGGCAGCCCGTGATGTATGGGATAACCGCCTGGGATTGATTGGCGGAGCTGGTGGTGAATACATGGCCCTTAACTCCAGAACATCCGGAGCCAGTGGACATATGTATAATTACTATGTATACGCCCAGGCCAACTACAAACCCTTGGCTAACCTGGAAATGATTGCCGGAGGGCGTTACGATGGCAACAACCTGTATGGCGGCAAGGCTAACCCCAGTGTAGGCGTTAATTATAGCCCGCTGCGGTGGCTTACTTTGCGGGCTGCTTTGGGGATGGGATATAAAAGCCCTGACTACAAGCAGCTATACCAGGTATTTACCAACATAACAAGAGGATATACCGTTGTAGGGGCCAATGTGTTTTCGGAAAGTGTAAAGGAGTTACAGGCCGTAGGAATTGTGCAACAGTTATGGCCTATTGCTGCTACGGTAAAACCACTGGAGGCAGAAACATCGGTATCCTATAACACAGGGTTTACTATTAAGCCCGCTTCTTGTATAGATGTAAACCTGAACCTGTTTTACAACCGGATCAATAATTTAATTAACTATCAGCAGGTAGGTATTAAAACCAACGGAGCTGAGTTGTATACTTATGTAAACGTGGCCAATGCCTATACCAAAGGTCTGGAAACTGGTGTAACACTGCGTCCGGCAAAAGGGCTAACGATAACAGCGGGTTATCAGTTGCTGTATGCGAAAGACCCGGGGGTAATAGATTCCATTAAAAATGGACATACACGGTATGCTACCGTAAGAAGCTCGCCCAACATACGCGCTTCTACCATTGCCGACTATTTTGGTTTGCCTAACCGGAGCAGGCATATGGCTAATGTGCAGGTATTTTATGAGATACAGCCCTGGGGTTTGAATTGCTCGGTAAGAGCTAATTACCGTGGTAAATATGGCTTTTTAGATACCGATAACAATGGCTTTATTGACCCTTACGATGTTTTTGTAAATGGTTATGTATTGCTTAATGCATCGTTGCAGAAAAGACTACTGCATGATAAGGTGACCTTACAGTTTTCGATAGATAATATAGCCAACTATACAGATTATTTAATGCCTGCACAACCCGGCCGTATTATTATGGCAGGCCTGATATGGAAATGTTTTGAACAAGATAAAAAATAA
- a CDS encoding DUF6686 family protein codes for MCTYQYLYYKENVGYISLCNACSNLHIAYGNFLLTLPQTVLSDLQRVLDAYIFEFQHTGLPNLRQIFIPMPYMNMALYLSLTEVTELAYMIDAADSELQAVHMMQLLTTPHE; via the coding sequence ATGTGCACTTATCAGTACCTCTATTATAAAGAAAACGTAGGATACATCAGTTTATGCAATGCCTGCAGCAACTTACATATTGCTTATGGTAACTTCCTGCTTACCTTGCCACAAACGGTTTTGTCCGACTTACAGCGGGTGCTGGATGCCTACATATTCGAGTTTCAGCATACCGGCCTGCCCAATCTGCGACAGATATTCATCCCTATGCCTTATATGAACATGGCGTTGTATTTAAGCCTTACCGAGGTAACAGAGCTGGCTTATATGATAGATGCGGCTGATAGTGAATTGCAGGCCGTGCATATGATGCAGCTGCTTACCACCCCACACGAATAA
- a CDS encoding HmuY family protein — MRIATLTIGMAMIVCSCTKSNDNPGLEDGISIIVTDLPGDTTANMSEGGSNTFKTLYFNLATGKKADITDATKTSLNWDLAFTGPYNSEVYVNYGGYAYNPGYGGAGKGAVIQVDKPYNEVTTAPSDAEFDNATLTKIGWEVGSSGGWFFYSLDNHIAVPIKNRTFVLRTASGKYAKLELLNIYKGNPPVVTDLYWPAPYLTFRFFLQEDGSKNIKTN, encoded by the coding sequence ATGAGAATAGCTACGCTTACCATTGGTATGGCAATGATTGTATGTTCCTGCACCAAAAGCAATGACAACCCCGGTTTAGAAGATGGCATAAGTATCATCGTTACAGATTTGCCGGGTGATACCACTGCTAACATGAGTGAAGGGGGCAGCAATACTTTTAAAACTTTGTATTTTAACCTGGCTACCGGTAAAAAAGCAGACATTACGGATGCTACTAAAACCAGCCTGAATTGGGATCTGGCTTTTACCGGCCCTTATAACTCCGAAGTATATGTTAACTATGGTGGTTATGCTTATAACCCTGGTTATGGTGGTGCAGGAAAAGGTGCAGTAATACAGGTAGATAAACCTTATAATGAAGTAACAACGGCCCCTAGTGATGCGGAGTTTGACAATGCCACGCTTACCAAAATTGGCTGGGAAGTGGGCTCTTCAGGTGGCTGGTTCTTTTACTCGTTAGACAATCACATAGCGGTGCCTATTAAAAACAGGACATTTGTATTACGTACTGCCTCCGGTAAATATGCAAAACTGGAACTGTTGAACATTTACAAAGGCAATCCGCCTGTAGTAACCGATTTGTACTGGCCTGCCCCCTATTTAACCTTCCGTTTCTTTTTACAGGAGGATGGCAGTAAAAATATTAAAACCAACTAA
- a CDS encoding glutaminyl-peptide cyclotransferase, with protein MIRKLAVALFICLAFQNCNNSSESNNTDNTEPAAPSLWIDAHVVNSLPHDKSFFTEGFFMHNGLIYEGTGSPDDLPDTRSLIVTYDLKKSKPAVKAELDRKQFFGEGIVLVDNKIYQLTYKNQTGFIYNAATFKQLGSFTYTNKEGWGLTTDGASIIMSDGSDKLTWLDTTSLKPVKTLPVTENGVPLTYINELEWIKGYIYANVWTTNFIVKIDPATGKVVGKLDMNSLFTIEKNRNAQAAEMNGIAYDAANDKVYVTGKLWAGIYELSFPR; from the coding sequence ATGATTAGAAAACTGGCAGTTGCCTTATTTATTTGTCTGGCTTTCCAAAATTGTAATAACTCTTCAGAAAGTAACAACACGGATAATACAGAACCTGCCGCGCCTTCTTTATGGATAGATGCTCATGTAGTAAACAGTTTACCTCATGATAAATCTTTCTTTACAGAAGGCTTTTTTATGCATAACGGCCTGATATATGAAGGCACCGGTTCGCCGGACGATTTACCCGATACCCGCTCGCTGATTGTTACTTATGACTTGAAAAAAAGTAAGCCTGCTGTAAAAGCTGAGCTGGACAGAAAGCAATTTTTTGGCGAAGGCATTGTGTTGGTGGATAATAAAATATACCAGCTTACCTATAAAAATCAAACCGGTTTTATTTACAATGCTGCCACGTTTAAACAACTGGGAAGCTTTACTTACACCAATAAAGAAGGTTGGGGCTTAACTACTGATGGCGCTTCTATTATTATGAGTGATGGCAGTGATAAGCTTACCTGGCTGGATACTACCTCCCTAAAGCCTGTGAAAACCCTGCCTGTAACAGAAAACGGCGTTCCTCTCACCTATATCAATGAGCTGGAATGGATAAAGGGGTATATATACGCCAATGTGTGGACTACCAACTTCATCGTTAAAATAGATCCGGCAACCGGTAAAGTGGTGGGCAAGCTGGACATGAATTCCCTGTTTACTATAGAAAAGAACAGGAATGCCCAGGCTGCTGAAATGAATGGCATTGCCTACGATGCAGCAAATGATAAAGTATACGTTACCGGAAAGCTCTGGGCGGGTATATATGAGCTTAGTTTTCCCCGTTAG
- a CDS encoding helix-turn-helix domain-containing protein → MYCLFNIDKGKNGFAESRRSIDKHGHQGTIHELVSPGISLGYYNIQSVQAGQVIINNQKPFIQCSYTISGIKNYTINNGQQLAAFSGQDYNYLFLNNQEVTLNWQPNEKLEIYELGISPELFLQYLPEQHPFYNVFQESLQQNIATPMSRFNLPLSRNFCDILRQMTHCPLEGRYKELYVKSKTLELLAFQLEHYEQVTSGNQRASDHKNTLKKEDVERMHHAQHIVINNLDSPCSLIDLAHQVGTNEAYLKKHFKQVFGNTVFGYLQNVKMNKAKEMLTDGKTVAEVADYMGYKYSVHFTRAFKKYFGYPPKEDKR, encoded by the coding sequence ATGTATTGCTTGTTTAATATAGATAAGGGCAAAAATGGTTTTGCAGAAAGCAGGAGATCCATTGATAAACACGGACACCAGGGTACTATACACGAACTGGTAAGCCCGGGTATAAGCCTGGGGTATTATAATATACAATCGGTACAGGCAGGACAGGTGATTATTAATAATCAAAAACCTTTTATCCAGTGCAGTTATACTATCAGTGGTATAAAAAACTATACTATTAATAATGGCCAGCAACTGGCCGCTTTTTCGGGGCAGGATTATAATTACCTGTTCCTGAACAACCAGGAAGTAACGCTGAACTGGCAACCGAATGAAAAGCTGGAGATATACGAACTGGGTATAAGCCCTGAGTTGTTTTTGCAATATCTGCCGGAACAACATCCTTTTTATAATGTATTCCAGGAATCATTACAGCAGAATATAGCTACTCCCATGAGCCGCTTTAACCTGCCACTGTCCCGCAATTTCTGTGATATATTACGCCAGATGACACACTGCCCGCTGGAAGGTCGTTATAAGGAGCTGTATGTAAAAAGCAAAACGCTGGAATTACTGGCTTTTCAGCTGGAACATTACGAGCAGGTGACATCAGGCAACCAGCGTGCCAGCGACCATAAGAACACATTGAAAAAAGAAGATGTGGAACGCATGCACCATGCCCAGCATATTGTAATAAATAACCTGGATAGTCCTTGCTCTCTTATCGATTTAGCACACCAGGTTGGCACTAACGAGGCCTATCTGAAAAAACATTTCAAGCAGGTGTTTGGCAACACGGTGTTTGGCTATTTGCAAAACGTAAAAATGAACAAGGCCAAAGAAATGCTGACAGATGGAAAAACAGTAGCGGAAGTAGCAGACTATATGGGTTATAAATACTCCGTACACTTTACACGCGCCTTTAAAAAATACTTTGGCTATCCACCTAAAGAAGATAAGAGGTAG